The Oryzias melastigma strain HK-1 linkage group LG3, ASM292280v2, whole genome shotgun sequence genome contains a region encoding:
- the lmo7b gene encoding LIM domain only protein 7 isoform X4: protein MEGKLHVRSGSLDVSQSEQLHGRAAESKHIGMEWRQQTSISCADAFSEAQRWIEEVTGKSFGCSDFRAALENGVLLCDLINQLKPGIIKRMNRLSTPIAGLDNVNVFLKACGKLGLNESQLFHPGDLQDLSTRVTLRHDESKRRLKNVLITIYWLGRKAQLDSFYSGPQLNFKAFEGLLGLALSKALEDGSNVLGRDGGHKERHELETEERRRTAPGVSRGNSVEHIEFLQTYLSQNDEGCGSDAESEQVYRMEDRPSSANRNKGYVPTPLRKKQVRDDNARRGVSPLPRISQIQVRPDRPVQVNPGWIWSKSLSDIPMVYPVSKVTNGSLYGKDKNIGSASEWNQDKRRCSVAAKDSEAQWQDDLNKWKTRRRSGKSDLLRSSQDREHVITQMTNGAMADFEKNEAQGPIKRDHIIWKHHSVPSPYSISPPSKASGSDFRPHTSAPLARSNATEVPCSPKNATQSSPELSVKPQPASDQSILGEDTYIASLASDGATTPSVQQSFTSQTQVQTAWSRASPQYIPEQTKPKNASTQQFSSLIETTQPKEILISTKRHTLAPRLSSSDKSTLYIESKENVSTTNFDKDGAATTQDFLHQNYKSQEESQKSHGEPAGGAKFQPAASSSKYLSRSLTWSTSAGLPRGYRQSESCIRLSPAITIAPRPFGSKQPRVSSLPRVLSVEDSQGLPLSIEKNDSHCPPSKLGLKRQTAAAHLRGQYQASVRQKKANQAKQKHAEQREDANNAAFSGMQPSLQTTLHPQKAYTRTLPQPYTSPQYYSSSDSHFPLSSTFDVFKAEHSDMRVTLTLKPNSVPDFGFKTVWDSQGARIKTVQPGSPAELCRLRADDEIVAVDGVAVMHLNHNLWKDKMASSLQTGTLTMDIRRYGVKDWSSNEESHKNQPAQSRMTLNLAAAPVLIGCADRQNSAEMTDAQESKLNEQSPNIKEVKATSGEPKDDLVASRSKGGSESAISDQLQVPSLRPSSSSWSWDSEEDRRRLEKWQEEQERLLQEQYQRDQERLEAEWQRAQQDAVEGRKTENVFDLSHESFSSSQHHVNGWTKKSQEERQSPERDLKESERKHRNHVQCVHTEKTAEKDWAEGSCGFARLSSAYRAKSLSTSALAAPSRQTTGDQSKRKGRLSKAEQERQQILEEMKKRNQLLTDNSWIRQRSNSFHKDAPSMSIKRYESLDNLDVLRQPPDPSPTLTYPRSNSATGSYCTPTRAASSRYSTGSVPPGRNAYVEHGSAWAATEILVEPRVGSRFASETGSSTVNTAISNSSQVVPSSSDQETVLQIVE, encoded by the exons ATGGAAGGTAAGCTTCACGTGCGCAGCGGGTCTTTGGATGTCAGTCAGTCAGAGCAGCTTCACGGCCGAGCAGCAGAGTCCAAG cACATTGGGATGGAGTGGCGCCAGCAGACCAGTATCAGCTGTGCGGACGCGTTCAGCGAGGCTCAACGCTGGATTGAG gaaGTGACTGGAAAAAGCTTTGGATGCAGTGACTTTCGGGCTGCCTTGGAGAATGGCGTTCTGCTATGCGA CTTGATAAACCAGTTGAAACCAGGCATCATCAAAAGAATGAACAGGCTTTCAACTCCTATCGCTGGTCTG GATAATGTGAATGTTTTTCTAAAGGCCTGTGGGAAACTAGGACTTAATGAATCTCAGCTGTTTCATCCGGGTGACCTGCAGGATCTGTCCACGCGTGTGACGCTCAG gcATGATGAAAGCAAGAGACgactaaaaaat gttttGATCACAATCTACTGGTTGGGTCGCAAGGCTCAGCTGGACTCCTTCTACAGTGGTCCTCAGCTTAATTTCAAAGCTTTTGAAGGACTGCTGGGGTTGGCTTTGTCCAAG GCTCTAGAAGATGGTAGTAACGTGCTGGGAAGAGATGGAGGACACAAAGAGCGCCATGAGTTGGAGACGGAGGAACGCCGGCGGACAGCACCGGGTGTTTCAAGAGGGAACTCAGTGGAACACATTGAGTTTCTGCAAACATACCTATCCCAAAATGATGAAG GTTGTGGAAGTGACGCAGAATCTGAGCAGGTGTACAGAATGGAGGACAGGCCGTCTTCAGCTAACAGAAACAAAGGCTACGTACCAACACCACTTCGAAAAAAACAAGTGCGGGATGATAAtgcgagaagaggagtcagtCCACTCCCCAG AATCAGTCAAATCCAGGTCAGGCCTGACAGACCAGTTCAGGTCAACCCTGGCTGGATTTG GAGCAAATCCCTCAGTGACATCCCCATGGTGTATCCTGTGAGCAAAGTCACCAATGGAAGCCTTTAtggtaaagacaaaaacattggCTCAGCAAGCGAGTGGAATCAGGACAAGAGGAGGTGCAGTGTGGCTGCCAAGGACAGTGAAGCTCAGTGGCAGGAT GACTTGAATAAGTGGAAAACTCGTCGCAGAAGTGGAAAGTCTGATCTTCTCAGAAGCTCACAGGACAGGGAGCACGTAATTACCCAGATGACCAACGGGGCGATGGCTGACTTTGAAAAGAATGAAGCCCAAGGCCCAATAAAACG AGATCACATCATTTGGAAGCACCACTCTGTTCCCAGTCCATACTCCATCTCCCCTCCATCAAAAGCCTCTGGCTCTGATTTCAGGCCACATACTAGCGCGCCACTTGCTCGCAGCAATGCCACTGAGGTTCCATGCAGTCCCAAAAATGCAACTCAG TCCTCTCCAGAATTATCTGTTAAACCTCAGCCTGCCTCTGATCAGAGTATCTTGGGTGAAGACACCTATATTGCCTCTTTGGCATCAGATGGAGCTACAACACCTTCTGTGCAGCAATCCTTCACCTCTCAAACTCAAGTTCAAACTGCATGGAGTCGAGCTTCTCCCCAGTACATTCCAGAACAGACCAAGCCAAAAAACGCTTCAACACAACAATTCTCCTCTCTTATTGAAACCACACAGCCAAAAGAGATCCTCATATCAACCAAAAGACACACTCTTGCTCCACGTCTGTCAAGTTCTGACAAAAGTACTCTTTACATTGaatctaaagaaaatgtttcaactaCCAATTTTGATAAGGATGGAGCTGCAACCACACAGGACTTTCTGCATCAGAATTACAAATCCCAAGAGGAGAGTCAGAAGTCACATGGGgagccagcagggggcgccaaattcCAACCAGCTGCAAGTTCCTCAAAGTATTTGAGCAGAAGTTTGACATGGTCGACCTCAGCCGGCCTTCCCCGGGGTTACCGCCAGTCTGAGAGCTGCATCCGTCTCTCCCCTGCCATCACTATCGCACCTAGACCTTTTGGATCCAAGCAGCCCAGGGTGTCTTCACTACCCAGAGTGCTCAGC GTAGAGGACAGTCAGGGTTTGCCACTAAGCATTGAAAAGAATGATTCCCATTGTCCACCCAGCAAATTGGGTCTCAAAAGGCAGACTGCTGCTGCTCATCTGAGGGGTCAGTACCAGGCATcagtcagacagaaaaaagccaACCAAGCAAAGCAGAAACACGCAGAACAAAGGGAAGACGCAAACAATGCTGCTTTCTCCGGCATGCAGCCTTCTCTTCAGACAACTCTCCATCCCCAGAAGGCCTACACAAGGACACTACCACAGCCTTACACAAGCCCACAGTACTACAGCAGCAGCGACTCGCATTTCCCGCTGTCGTCAACGTTTGATGTATTCAAG GCTGAACACAGTGACATGAGAGTGACTCTGACTCTCAAACCAAACAGTGTACCAGACTTTGGTTTCAAGACTGTCTGGGATTCACAAGGGGCGAGGATAAAAACCGTTCAGCCTG GCAGTCCTGCGGAGCTCTGTCGGCTGCGTGCGGACGATGAAATCGTGGCGGTGGATGGAGTCGCAGTGATGCACCTGAACCACAACCTGTGGAAGGACAAGATGGCATCTTCCCTGCAAACTGGCACTCTGACGATGGACATTCGGCGCTACGGCGTCAAAG ATTGGAGCAGCAATGAGGAAAGCCATAAAAACCAGCCAGCTCAAAGCAGGATGACCCTCAATCTGGCTGCAGCACCAGTTCTGATCGGTTGTGCGGATCGTCAGAACTCTGCAGAGATGACAGACGCACAAGAATCCAAACTCAATGAACAGAGTCCCAAT ATAAAGGAGGTCAAAGCCACGAGTGGAGAGCCTAAAGATGATCTTGTTGCATCCAGAAGTAAAG GAGGTTCAGAATCTGCAATATCTGAC CAGCTCCAGGTGCCATCCCTCagaccctcctcctcctcctggtctTGGGACAGTGAGGAGGATCGCAGGCGCCTGGAGAAGTGGCAGGAAGAACAAGAGCGCCTTCTACAG GAGCAATACCAACGAGATCAGGAGAGGCTGGAGGCAGAATGGCAGAGAGCCCAGCAGGATGCAGTGGAAGGCAGGAAGACAGAG AATGTGTTTGACTTGAGTCATGAGAGTTTTTCCAGCTCTCAGCACCATGTGAATGGATGGACAAAGAAAAGTCAAGAAGAAAGGCAGAGTCCTGAAAGAGACCTGAAAGAATCGGAGAGAAAACACCGGAATCATGTGCAGTGTGTGCACACGGAAAAGACCGCTGAAAAAGACTG GGCTGAGGGTTCCTGTGGCTTTGCTCGGCTGTCCTCTGCATACAG GGCCAAGTCTTTGTCCACCTCAGCACTAGCTGCTCCCTCCAGGCAGACCACAG GTGaccaaagcaaaagaaaaggacGCCTATCGAAGGCCGAGCAGGAGCGGCAGCAGATTTTAGAGGAAATGAAGAAAAGGAATCAGCTTTTGACCGACAACAGCTGGATTCGTCAGCGCAGCAACAGTTTTCACAAAGATGCTCCTTCTATGTCCATAAAAAG ATATGAGTCGCTGGACAACCTGGACGTGTTGCGTCAACCCCCAGACCCTTCCCCTACGTTGACCTACCCCCGCTCAAATTCTGCGACTGGAAGTTACTGTACTCCAACCAGGGCGGCGTCTTCCCGCTACAGCACAGGATCAGTGCCACCAGGGAGAAATGCATACGTGGAGCATGGCAG TGCGTGGGCTGCAACAGAAATCTTGGTGGAACCAAGAGTCGGGTCCAGGTTCGCGTCCGAAACAGGAAGCTCTACTGTGAACACTGCTATTTCCAACTCAAGT CAAGTGGTGCCTTCCTCATCTGACCAGGAGACAGTGCTCCAGATTGTAGAGTGA
- the lmo7b gene encoding LIM domain only protein 7 isoform X1 has product MEGKLHVRSGSLDVSQSEQLHGRAAESKHIGMEWRQQTSISCADAFSEAQRWIEEVTGKSFGCSDFRAALENGVLLCDLINQLKPGIIKRMNRLSTPIAGLDNVNVFLKACGKLGLNESQLFHPGDLQDLSTRVTLRHDESKRRLKNVLITIYWLGRKAQLDSFYSGPQLNFKAFEGLLGLALSKALEDGSNVLGRDGGHKERHELETEERRRTAPGVSRGNSVEHIEFLQTYLSQNDEGCGSDAESEQVYRMEDRPSSANRNKGYVPTPLRKKQVRDDNARRGVSPLPRISQIQVRPDRPVQVNPGWIWSKSLSDIPMVYPVSKVTNGSLYGKDKNIGSASEWNQDKRRCSVAAKDSEAQWQDDLNKWKTRRRSGKSDLLRSSQDREHVITQMTNGAMADFEKNEAQGPIKRDHIIWKHHSVPSPYSISPPSKASGSDFRPHTSAPLARSNATEVPCSPKNATQSSPELSVKPQPASDQSILGEDTYIASLASDGATTPSVQQSFTSQTQVQTAWSRASPQYIPEQTKPKNASTQQFSSLIETTQPKEILISTKRHTLAPRLSSSDKSTLYIESKENVSTTNFDKDGAATTQDFLHQNYKSQEESQKSHGEPAGGAKFQPAASSSKYLSRSLTWSTSAGLPRGYRQSESCIRLSPAITIAPRPFGSKQPRVSSLPRVLSVEDSQGLPLSIEKNDSHCPPSKLGLKRQTAAAHLRGQYQASVRQKKANQAKQKHAEQREDANNAAFSGMQPSLQTTLHPQKAYTRTLPQPYTSPQYYSSSDSHFPLSSTFDVFKAEHSDMRVTLTLKPNSVPDFGFKTVWDSQGARIKTVQPGSPAELCRLRADDEIVAVDGVAVMHLNHNLWKDKMASSLQTGTLTMDIRRYGVKDWSSNEESHKNQPAQSRMTLNLAAAPVLIGCADRQNSAEMTDAQESKLNEQSPNIKEVKATSGEPKDDLVASRSKGGSESAISDQLQVPSLRPSSSSWSWDSEEDRRRLEKWQEEQERLLQEQYQRDQERLEAEWQRAQQDAVEGRKTENVFDLSHESFSSSQHHVNGWTKKSQEERQSPERDLKESERKHRNHVQCVHTEKTAEKDWAEGSCGFARLSSAYRAKSLSTSALAAPSRQTTGDQSKRKGRLSKAEQERQQILEEMKKRNQLLTDNSWIRQRSNSFHKDAPSMSIKRYESLDNLDVLRQPPDPSPTLTYPRSNSATGSYCTPTRAASSRYSTGSVPPGRNAYVEHGSAWRTCCVCERVLGSGAAMVIEALSLFFHYTCFQCVGCNRNLGGTKSRVQVRVRNRKLYCEHCYFQLKSSGAFLI; this is encoded by the exons ATGGAAGGTAAGCTTCACGTGCGCAGCGGGTCTTTGGATGTCAGTCAGTCAGAGCAGCTTCACGGCCGAGCAGCAGAGTCCAAG cACATTGGGATGGAGTGGCGCCAGCAGACCAGTATCAGCTGTGCGGACGCGTTCAGCGAGGCTCAACGCTGGATTGAG gaaGTGACTGGAAAAAGCTTTGGATGCAGTGACTTTCGGGCTGCCTTGGAGAATGGCGTTCTGCTATGCGA CTTGATAAACCAGTTGAAACCAGGCATCATCAAAAGAATGAACAGGCTTTCAACTCCTATCGCTGGTCTG GATAATGTGAATGTTTTTCTAAAGGCCTGTGGGAAACTAGGACTTAATGAATCTCAGCTGTTTCATCCGGGTGACCTGCAGGATCTGTCCACGCGTGTGACGCTCAG gcATGATGAAAGCAAGAGACgactaaaaaat gttttGATCACAATCTACTGGTTGGGTCGCAAGGCTCAGCTGGACTCCTTCTACAGTGGTCCTCAGCTTAATTTCAAAGCTTTTGAAGGACTGCTGGGGTTGGCTTTGTCCAAG GCTCTAGAAGATGGTAGTAACGTGCTGGGAAGAGATGGAGGACACAAAGAGCGCCATGAGTTGGAGACGGAGGAACGCCGGCGGACAGCACCGGGTGTTTCAAGAGGGAACTCAGTGGAACACATTGAGTTTCTGCAAACATACCTATCCCAAAATGATGAAG GTTGTGGAAGTGACGCAGAATCTGAGCAGGTGTACAGAATGGAGGACAGGCCGTCTTCAGCTAACAGAAACAAAGGCTACGTACCAACACCACTTCGAAAAAAACAAGTGCGGGATGATAAtgcgagaagaggagtcagtCCACTCCCCAG AATCAGTCAAATCCAGGTCAGGCCTGACAGACCAGTTCAGGTCAACCCTGGCTGGATTTG GAGCAAATCCCTCAGTGACATCCCCATGGTGTATCCTGTGAGCAAAGTCACCAATGGAAGCCTTTAtggtaaagacaaaaacattggCTCAGCAAGCGAGTGGAATCAGGACAAGAGGAGGTGCAGTGTGGCTGCCAAGGACAGTGAAGCTCAGTGGCAGGAT GACTTGAATAAGTGGAAAACTCGTCGCAGAAGTGGAAAGTCTGATCTTCTCAGAAGCTCACAGGACAGGGAGCACGTAATTACCCAGATGACCAACGGGGCGATGGCTGACTTTGAAAAGAATGAAGCCCAAGGCCCAATAAAACG AGATCACATCATTTGGAAGCACCACTCTGTTCCCAGTCCATACTCCATCTCCCCTCCATCAAAAGCCTCTGGCTCTGATTTCAGGCCACATACTAGCGCGCCACTTGCTCGCAGCAATGCCACTGAGGTTCCATGCAGTCCCAAAAATGCAACTCAG TCCTCTCCAGAATTATCTGTTAAACCTCAGCCTGCCTCTGATCAGAGTATCTTGGGTGAAGACACCTATATTGCCTCTTTGGCATCAGATGGAGCTACAACACCTTCTGTGCAGCAATCCTTCACCTCTCAAACTCAAGTTCAAACTGCATGGAGTCGAGCTTCTCCCCAGTACATTCCAGAACAGACCAAGCCAAAAAACGCTTCAACACAACAATTCTCCTCTCTTATTGAAACCACACAGCCAAAAGAGATCCTCATATCAACCAAAAGACACACTCTTGCTCCACGTCTGTCAAGTTCTGACAAAAGTACTCTTTACATTGaatctaaagaaaatgtttcaactaCCAATTTTGATAAGGATGGAGCTGCAACCACACAGGACTTTCTGCATCAGAATTACAAATCCCAAGAGGAGAGTCAGAAGTCACATGGGgagccagcagggggcgccaaattcCAACCAGCTGCAAGTTCCTCAAAGTATTTGAGCAGAAGTTTGACATGGTCGACCTCAGCCGGCCTTCCCCGGGGTTACCGCCAGTCTGAGAGCTGCATCCGTCTCTCCCCTGCCATCACTATCGCACCTAGACCTTTTGGATCCAAGCAGCCCAGGGTGTCTTCACTACCCAGAGTGCTCAGC GTAGAGGACAGTCAGGGTTTGCCACTAAGCATTGAAAAGAATGATTCCCATTGTCCACCCAGCAAATTGGGTCTCAAAAGGCAGACTGCTGCTGCTCATCTGAGGGGTCAGTACCAGGCATcagtcagacagaaaaaagccaACCAAGCAAAGCAGAAACACGCAGAACAAAGGGAAGACGCAAACAATGCTGCTTTCTCCGGCATGCAGCCTTCTCTTCAGACAACTCTCCATCCCCAGAAGGCCTACACAAGGACACTACCACAGCCTTACACAAGCCCACAGTACTACAGCAGCAGCGACTCGCATTTCCCGCTGTCGTCAACGTTTGATGTATTCAAG GCTGAACACAGTGACATGAGAGTGACTCTGACTCTCAAACCAAACAGTGTACCAGACTTTGGTTTCAAGACTGTCTGGGATTCACAAGGGGCGAGGATAAAAACCGTTCAGCCTG GCAGTCCTGCGGAGCTCTGTCGGCTGCGTGCGGACGATGAAATCGTGGCGGTGGATGGAGTCGCAGTGATGCACCTGAACCACAACCTGTGGAAGGACAAGATGGCATCTTCCCTGCAAACTGGCACTCTGACGATGGACATTCGGCGCTACGGCGTCAAAG ATTGGAGCAGCAATGAGGAAAGCCATAAAAACCAGCCAGCTCAAAGCAGGATGACCCTCAATCTGGCTGCAGCACCAGTTCTGATCGGTTGTGCGGATCGTCAGAACTCTGCAGAGATGACAGACGCACAAGAATCCAAACTCAATGAACAGAGTCCCAAT ATAAAGGAGGTCAAAGCCACGAGTGGAGAGCCTAAAGATGATCTTGTTGCATCCAGAAGTAAAG GAGGTTCAGAATCTGCAATATCTGAC CAGCTCCAGGTGCCATCCCTCagaccctcctcctcctcctggtctTGGGACAGTGAGGAGGATCGCAGGCGCCTGGAGAAGTGGCAGGAAGAACAAGAGCGCCTTCTACAG GAGCAATACCAACGAGATCAGGAGAGGCTGGAGGCAGAATGGCAGAGAGCCCAGCAGGATGCAGTGGAAGGCAGGAAGACAGAG AATGTGTTTGACTTGAGTCATGAGAGTTTTTCCAGCTCTCAGCACCATGTGAATGGATGGACAAAGAAAAGTCAAGAAGAAAGGCAGAGTCCTGAAAGAGACCTGAAAGAATCGGAGAGAAAACACCGGAATCATGTGCAGTGTGTGCACACGGAAAAGACCGCTGAAAAAGACTG GGCTGAGGGTTCCTGTGGCTTTGCTCGGCTGTCCTCTGCATACAG GGCCAAGTCTTTGTCCACCTCAGCACTAGCTGCTCCCTCCAGGCAGACCACAG GTGaccaaagcaaaagaaaaggacGCCTATCGAAGGCCGAGCAGGAGCGGCAGCAGATTTTAGAGGAAATGAAGAAAAGGAATCAGCTTTTGACCGACAACAGCTGGATTCGTCAGCGCAGCAACAGTTTTCACAAAGATGCTCCTTCTATGTCCATAAAAAG ATATGAGTCGCTGGACAACCTGGACGTGTTGCGTCAACCCCCAGACCCTTCCCCTACGTTGACCTACCCCCGCTCAAATTCTGCGACTGGAAGTTACTGTACTCCAACCAGGGCGGCGTCTTCCCGCTACAGCACAGGATCAGTGCCACCAGGGAGAAATGCATACGTGGAGCATGGCAG TGCCTGGAGGACTTGCTGTGTGTGTGAGCGTGTCCTGGGTAGTGGTGCAGCCATGGTCATAGAGGCGCTTAGCCTCTTCTTCCACTACACCTGTTTCCAG TGCGTGGGCTGCAACAGAAATCTTGGTGGAACCAAGAGTCGGGTCCAGGTTCGCGTCCGAAACAGGAAGCTCTACTGTGAACACTGCTATTTCCAACTCAAGT CAAGTGGTGCCTTCCTCATCTGA